From the genome of Yersinia enterocolitica, one region includes:
- a CDS encoding iron permease: MFVPFLIMFREGLEAALIVSLIASYLKRTQRGQWMGAVWIGVVTAAALCLAIGIFINETTGEFPQKQQELFEGIIAVVAVCILTYMVFWMRKVSKSVKVHLEGAIDNALNSGRSQGWALVAMVFFAVAREGLESVFFLLAAFQQDVGIGAPIGAILGLTCAILVGMAIYWGGVKLHLAKFFKWTSLFILFVAAGLAAGAIRAFHEAGLWNHFQDIAFDLTNVLSTHSLLGTFLEGMFGYQEAPTISEVAVYFIYLIPALILFFLPPRTTAATITPAARKTNQ, from the coding sequence ATGTTTGTCCCATTTCTAATTATGTTTCGTGAAGGGCTGGAAGCCGCGCTGATTGTTAGCTTGATAGCCAGTTACCTTAAGCGTACTCAACGCGGTCAATGGATGGGGGCAGTGTGGATTGGAGTGGTAACGGCAGCCGCGCTATGCCTTGCTATCGGCATCTTTATTAATGAAACCACGGGTGAGTTTCCGCAAAAACAGCAAGAGCTGTTTGAAGGTATTATTGCGGTGGTCGCAGTTTGTATTTTAACCTATATGGTTTTCTGGATGCGCAAGGTATCCAAGTCAGTCAAAGTCCATCTGGAAGGGGCAATTGATAATGCACTCAACTCAGGCCGCAGTCAGGGCTGGGCATTGGTGGCGATGGTCTTTTTTGCCGTGGCCCGTGAAGGGCTTGAATCGGTATTCTTCTTACTGGCGGCTTTCCAGCAGGATGTCGGGATTGGCGCGCCAATTGGCGCAATACTTGGCCTGACCTGCGCCATTTTGGTGGGGATGGCTATCTACTGGGGCGGCGTTAAGTTGCATCTGGCTAAATTTTTCAAATGGACCAGCCTGTTTATCTTGTTTGTCGCCGCAGGCCTGGCAGCCGGAGCCATCAGAGCTTTCCATGAAGCCGGTCTGTGGAATCATTTTCAGGATATCGCGTTCGATTTGACGAATGTGCTCTCCACTCATTCACTGCTCGGCACCTTCCTTGAAGGGATGTTTGGCTATCAGGAAGCACCAACAATCAGCGAAGTTGCGGTCTACTTTATCTATCTGATTCCGGCACTGATCCTCTTTTTCCTTCCACCACGCACTACGGCGGCCACAATTACCCCTGCTGCGCGGAAAACTAACCAATAA
- a CDS encoding sodium/proline symporter PutP has product MTMNTPMLVTFLVYIFGMILIGLMAYRATNNFDDYILGGRSLGSVVTALSAGASDMSGWLLMGLPGAIFLSGISESWIAIGLTIGAYLNWKLVAGRLRVHTEANNNALTLPDYFTSRFEDKSKLLRVISAVVILVFFTIYCASGIVAGARLFESTFDMSYGTALWAGAAATIAYTFIGGFLAVSWTDTVQATLMIFALILTPIIVILAVGGIDTSMMVIAAKNPANIDMFKGLNLVAILSLLGWGLGYFGQPHILARFMAADSHRTIRSARRISMTWMILCLAGTIAVGFFGIAYFENHPEQAGNVSQNGERVFIELAKLLFNPWIAGILLSAILAAVMSTLSCQLLVCSSALTEDLYKAFLRKKASQKELVWVGRAMVLLVALIAIALAADPDNRVLGLVSYAWAGFGAAFGPVVLISVIWPRMTRNGALAGMLLGAITVIVWKQYAWLGLYEIIPGFLFASIAIVVVSLLGNTPSNTITERFRNAEAEFKTI; this is encoded by the coding sequence ATGACCATGAATACGCCAATGTTGGTGACTTTTTTAGTTTACATTTTTGGGATGATATTAATTGGCCTCATGGCCTACCGGGCAACCAATAACTTTGATGATTATATTCTGGGTGGGCGAAGTTTAGGCAGTGTGGTCACTGCATTATCTGCCGGTGCTTCCGATATGAGTGGCTGGTTATTAATGGGATTACCGGGGGCAATATTCCTGTCGGGTATTTCCGAGAGCTGGATAGCCATTGGTTTAACGATTGGTGCTTATCTTAACTGGAAGTTGGTCGCAGGCCGTTTGCGGGTTCATACCGAAGCCAATAACAATGCACTGACATTGCCTGATTATTTCACCAGCCGTTTTGAAGATAAGAGTAAATTGCTGCGGGTGATATCAGCGGTAGTTATCTTGGTTTTCTTCACTATTTATTGCGCTTCAGGAATCGTTGCCGGTGCGCGTTTATTCGAAAGTACGTTTGATATGAGCTATGGCACCGCATTATGGGCTGGTGCTGCGGCCACCATCGCCTATACCTTTATTGGCGGTTTCCTCGCAGTAAGCTGGACGGATACAGTACAAGCAACGCTGATGATTTTTGCTCTGATCCTGACCCCGATTATTGTTATTCTGGCGGTGGGAGGTATCGACACTTCCATGATGGTCATTGCTGCGAAAAATCCCGCGAATATCGACATGTTTAAAGGGCTGAATCTGGTTGCCATCCTCTCTCTACTCGGTTGGGGATTGGGTTATTTTGGTCAGCCACATATTCTGGCGCGTTTTATGGCGGCAGACTCTCACCGTACTATTCGTAGTGCACGCCGCATCAGTATGACTTGGATGATCCTCTGTCTGGCAGGGACCATCGCGGTGGGCTTCTTTGGTATTGCTTACTTTGAAAACCATCCTGAACAAGCTGGGAATGTGAGCCAAAATGGCGAACGTGTTTTCATTGAGTTAGCTAAATTACTCTTCAATCCATGGATTGCCGGTATTTTACTGTCCGCTATTCTGGCAGCCGTCATGAGTACCTTAAGCTGCCAGTTACTGGTGTGTTCTAGTGCGTTGACGGAAGACCTGTACAAAGCATTCCTGCGTAAAAAGGCCAGCCAGAAAGAGTTAGTGTGGGTCGGCCGTGCCATGGTGTTGCTGGTGGCATTGATAGCTATCGCACTGGCAGCGGACCCGGATAATCGGGTTCTTGGTCTGGTTAGCTATGCATGGGCTGGTTTTGGCGCCGCATTTGGTCCTGTGGTTCTTATCTCGGTGATTTGGCCACGAATGACTCGCAATGGCGCACTGGCAGGGATGTTGCTCGGTGCTATTACGGTTATCGTCTGGAAGCAATATGCCTGGTTGGGCTTGTATGAAATTATACCAGGCTTCCTATTTGCCAGTATCGCCATTGTGGTGGTGAGCTTGTTGGGCAATACGCCAAGTAATACCATTACTGAACGTTTCCGTAATGCTGAAGCGGAGTTTAAAACCATTTAA
- the putA gene encoding trifunctional transcriptional regulator/proline dehydrogenase/L-glutamate gamma-semialdehyde dehydrogenase (proline utilization protein A; multifunctional protein that functions in proline catabolism in the first two enzymatic steps resulting in the conversion of proline to glutamate; in Escherichai coli this protein also self-regulates transcription via a DNA-binding domain at the N-terminus; forms dimers and is a peripherally membrane-associated protein) yields MGSTTMGVKLDEATRDRIKGAAQRIDRTPHWLIKQAIFNYLERLESGSELPELPTPHVTPIAETDDIMPQVTESAHQPFLDFAEQVLPQSVTRAAITAAYRRPETEAIPMLLEQARLPADLAQETHKLAYSIAEKLRNQKSANGRAGIVQSLLQEFSLSSQEGVALMCLAEALLRIPDKPTRDALIRDKISNGNWHSHLGRSPSMFVNAATWGLLFTGHLVSTHNEAKLSGSLNRIIGKGGEPLIRKGVDMAMRLMGEQFVTGETIAEALANARKLEDKGFRYSYDMLGEAALTEVDAQAYLLSYQQAIHAIGKASNGRGIYEGPGISIKLSALHPRYSRAQYERVMDELYPRLLSLTLQARQYDIGINIDAEEADRLEISLDLLEKLCFEPKLAGWNGIGFVIQAYQKRCPATIDAVIDMAQRSRRRLMIRLVKGAYWDSEIKRAQVDGLEGYPVYTRKVYTDVSYLACARKLLAVPNLIYPQFATHNAHTLSAIYHLAGQNYYPGQYEFQCLHGMGEPLYEQVVGKVAEGKLNRPCRIYAPVGTHETLLAYLVRRLLENGANTSFVNRIADATLPLDELVADPVSAVEAIAASEGQLGLPHPRIPLPRDLYGKDRANSSGLDLANEHRLASLSSALLTSASQIWRAEPMIDAERDNGIGLDNLIAQAVINPAEPADIVGYVRETTDAEISRALDAAGSAGAIWFATPPAERAAILVRAAELMESQMQALMGILVREAGKTLSNAIAEVREAVDFLHYYAGMVRNDFSNDSHRPLGPVVCISPWNFPLAIFTGQIAAALAAGNSVLAKPAEQTPLIAAQAVRILLEAGIPHGVLQLLPGRGDNVGATLVNDNRVRGVMFTGSTEVAAILQRSIAGRLDPQGRPTPLIAETGGLNAMIVDSSALTEQVVTDVVASAFDSAGQRCSALRILCIQDDVAEHTLQMLRGAMAECRMGNPERLSTDIGPVIDAEAKAGIERHIQAMRAKGRKVYQAARTNSQDETEWQRGTFIKPTLIELDSFDELKKEIFGPVLHVVRFQRQNLGALVDQINASGYGLTLGIHTRIDETIAQVTEKAKVGNLYVNRNMVGAVVGVQPFGGEGLSGTGPKAGGPLYLYRLLCSRPEDAVLKTLAHQNIEQPQNMAGREALQIAHRALIQWADKQQYAELVPLAQRYGELAQGGTIQLLPGPTGERNSYTLLPRERVLCLADNDTDALIQLAAVLAIGCEILWPEQGIQKDLLRQLPAVVQSQITLTHDWQTANVPFDAVIYHGDADQLRTLCEQIAQIEGPIVSVQGFARGETNILLERLLIEHSLSVNTAAAGGNASLMTIG; encoded by the coding sequence ATGGGTAGCACCACAATGGGCGTGAAACTCGATGAAGCAACACGCGACCGTATCAAGGGCGCGGCACAGCGTATTGACCGCACGCCACACTGGCTGATCAAGCAGGCCATTTTTAACTATTTGGAACGACTGGAAAGTGGCAGTGAGCTACCCGAATTGCCAACACCCCATGTGACCCCTATCGCGGAAACGGACGATATTATGCCGCAAGTCACTGAAAGCGCACATCAACCATTTTTAGATTTTGCCGAGCAAGTGCTACCACAATCAGTAACTCGTGCGGCCATCACTGCGGCCTATCGTCGTCCCGAAACTGAAGCCATACCGATGTTATTGGAGCAAGCACGTTTACCGGCCGATTTAGCGCAAGAAACCCATAAGCTGGCCTACTCCATTGCTGAAAAATTGCGTAACCAGAAGAGTGCTAATGGTCGCGCGGGTATCGTGCAAAGCTTACTGCAAGAGTTCTCCCTCTCTTCACAAGAGGGTGTGGCATTGATGTGTCTCGCGGAAGCACTACTGCGTATTCCTGATAAGCCCACTCGTGATGCACTGATCCGCGATAAAATCAGTAACGGCAACTGGCACTCTCATTTGGGGCGCAGCCCGTCGATGTTTGTCAATGCGGCGACCTGGGGGCTGCTCTTTACCGGCCATCTGGTCTCTACTCATAATGAGGCTAAGCTCTCCGGCTCCTTAAATCGTATTATCGGTAAAGGTGGTGAGCCATTGATCCGCAAAGGTGTGGATATGGCGATGCGCCTGATGGGCGAGCAATTTGTGACCGGCGAGACCATTGCCGAGGCATTGGCGAACGCCCGTAAACTGGAAGATAAAGGATTCCGTTACTCTTACGATATGTTGGGTGAGGCAGCACTGACAGAGGTAGATGCTCAGGCTTATCTACTCTCCTATCAACAAGCAATCCATGCTATCGGCAAAGCCTCAAATGGCAGGGGAATTTATGAAGGGCCAGGTATCTCAATTAAGCTGTCCGCCCTGCACCCTCGCTATAGCCGTGCTCAATATGAACGAGTAATGGATGAGCTGTATCCACGGCTATTATCGTTGACCTTGCAAGCACGGCAGTATGATATTGGCATTAACATTGATGCAGAAGAGGCTGATCGTCTGGAAATCTCCCTCGATCTGCTGGAAAAACTCTGTTTCGAGCCAAAATTGGCAGGCTGGAATGGTATCGGTTTCGTCATTCAGGCATACCAAAAACGTTGCCCCGCCACTATTGATGCTGTGATAGATATGGCCCAGCGCAGCCGCCGCCGGCTGATGATTCGCTTAGTCAAAGGCGCATACTGGGACAGCGAGATTAAACGCGCTCAAGTTGATGGGTTAGAAGGTTATCCGGTTTATACCCGCAAGGTGTATACCGATGTCTCTTATCTGGCTTGCGCGCGTAAATTACTGGCCGTACCTAATCTGATTTATCCCCAATTTGCCACTCATAACGCGCATACCTTGTCCGCTATCTATCATCTTGCAGGGCAAAATTATTACCCCGGCCAGTATGAGTTCCAATGCCTGCATGGCATGGGGGAACCGCTATATGAACAAGTCGTCGGGAAAGTTGCCGAGGGTAAGCTTAATCGCCCATGTCGTATTTACGCTCCGGTCGGTACCCACGAAACCTTACTGGCGTATCTAGTGCGCCGCCTGCTGGAAAACGGGGCCAACACATCGTTTGTCAATCGCATTGCCGATGCCACTCTGCCATTGGATGAACTGGTCGCTGATCCTGTTAGTGCTGTAGAAGCCATTGCCGCCAGTGAAGGGCAACTTGGTTTGCCTCATCCACGAATCCCGTTACCACGCGACCTCTACGGTAAAGATAGAGCCAATTCCAGCGGATTAGATTTGGCCAACGAACACCGTTTGGCCTCGCTCTCCAGTGCTCTCCTCACCAGTGCCAGCCAGATATGGCGGGCAGAACCGATGATTGACGCAGAAAGAGATAACGGTATAGGACTTGATAACCTAATAGCGCAAGCCGTTATCAACCCGGCAGAACCCGCTGATATCGTCGGTTACGTTCGCGAAACAACGGATGCTGAAATCAGTCGTGCGCTAGATGCGGCTGGCAGCGCGGGGGCTATCTGGTTTGCAACGCCACCGGCTGAGCGTGCGGCTATTTTAGTGCGCGCCGCCGAACTGATGGAAAGTCAGATGCAAGCATTGATGGGGATACTGGTACGAGAGGCGGGTAAAACCTTGAGTAATGCCATTGCCGAAGTGCGTGAAGCTGTTGATTTCCTGCACTATTATGCTGGAATGGTACGAAACGATTTCTCCAATGATAGCCACCGCCCTCTTGGCCCTGTGGTTTGTATCAGCCCGTGGAACTTCCCGTTGGCAATATTTACCGGCCAGATTGCCGCAGCATTAGCTGCCGGTAACAGTGTCTTGGCAAAACCGGCAGAACAAACGCCACTGATTGCTGCGCAAGCTGTACGTATCTTGCTAGAGGCCGGTATTCCTCACGGCGTACTGCAACTATTACCAGGACGAGGCGACAACGTTGGGGCGACATTGGTCAATGACAACCGTGTGCGCGGCGTGATGTTTACCGGCTCAACCGAAGTCGCTGCTATTTTGCAACGCAGCATCGCAGGCCGCCTTGATCCTCAGGGCCGCCCAACGCCGCTGATTGCCGAAACCGGTGGCCTCAATGCCATGATTGTTGATTCCTCTGCATTGACGGAACAGGTGGTGACCGATGTCGTCGCATCAGCCTTTGACAGCGCGGGCCAACGTTGTTCGGCCTTGCGTATTCTTTGCATTCAGGATGATGTTGCTGAGCACACGTTGCAAATGTTGCGTGGCGCGATGGCCGAGTGCCGGATGGGTAATCCAGAACGCCTGTCTACAGATATTGGGCCGGTGATTGATGCCGAGGCCAAAGCTGGGATTGAGCGCCATATTCAGGCCATGCGCGCCAAAGGGCGTAAAGTTTACCAGGCTGCCCGCACCAACAGTCAGGACGAAACCGAGTGGCAACGCGGTACCTTTATTAAGCCAACATTAATAGAGCTGGATAGCTTTGATGAGTTGAAAAAAGAGATCTTCGGGCCGGTACTGCATGTGGTACGTTTCCAGCGTCAGAACCTTGGCGCCTTAGTCGATCAAATCAACGCATCCGGCTATGGTTTAACCTTGGGCATTCACACTCGTATTGATGAAACTATCGCCCAAGTCACTGAAAAAGCTAAGGTAGGCAACCTCTACGTTAACCGCAATATGGTTGGGGCAGTGGTTGGCGTACAACCTTTTGGTGGTGAAGGGTTGTCAGGAACCGGCCCTAAAGCGGGTGGTCCACTGTATCTGTATCGCCTGTTGTGCAGCCGCCCAGAAGATGCAGTTCTTAAGACACTGGCACATCAAAATATTGAGCAACCACAGAATATGGCTGGTCGCGAAGCATTACAAATAGCCCATCGCGCCCTAATACAATGGGCTGACAAACAACAATATGCTGAATTAGTACCTTTAGCGCAGCGCTATGGCGAACTGGCGCAAGGTGGCACCATACAGTTATTGCCTGGGCCAACCGGTGAGCGCAACAGTTATACCCTACTACCACGTGAACGTGTTCTTTGTCTGGCGGATAATGACACTGATGCTCTAATACAACTGGCAGCCGTTCTGGCAATCGGCTGCGAGATCTTATGGCCAGAACAGGGGATACAAAAGGATCTGTTACGCCAGCTACCGGCGGTAGTGCAATCCCAAATTACCCTTACCCATGACTGGCAAACCGCCAACGTACCGTTTGATGCCGTTATCTATCACGGTGATGCTGATCAATTGCGCACCTTGTGTGAGCAGATAGCGCAAATTGAGGGGCCAATTGTCTCGGTACAGGGCTTCGCCCGTGGTGAAACAAATATACTGCTGGAACGTCTGCTGATTGAGCACTCACTGAGTGTGAATACCGCCGCCGCGGGAGGAAATGCCAGCCTGATGACCATCGGCTAG
- a CDS encoding MarR family transcriptional regulator, giving the protein MDKLVIKTATEDDFFKRGKQVAVLADAGKALPEEHTITFEDPLAMVRILSAARIVLLRAVKMHPGSITSLSTRLKRDRSAVTRDVAILKKAGLVTVEQKVLPGHGQMKEVKATALRLKLEAFL; this is encoded by the coding sequence ATGGACAAACTGGTCATCAAAACAGCAACGGAAGATGATTTTTTCAAACGAGGCAAACAAGTCGCGGTTCTGGCAGATGCAGGGAAAGCCTTACCTGAAGAACACACTATTACCTTTGAAGACCCATTAGCGATGGTGCGGATATTAAGTGCTGCGCGCATTGTTCTGCTGCGGGCGGTAAAAATGCACCCTGGCTCTATCACCTCCCTTTCAACCCGTTTAAAAAGGGATCGCAGTGCCGTCACCCGCGATGTGGCTATTTTGAAAAAAGCAGGGTTGGTCACCGTCGAACAAAAAGTATTACCGGGCCATGGGCAGATGAAGGAAGTTAAAGCTACCGCGCTTCGCCTTAAGCTGGAAGCCTTTTTGTAA
- a CDS encoding L-cystine ABC transporter ATP-binding protein YecC yields MSAIDIKQLTKQFKGQQVLHGISLEVNSGEVVAIIGPSGSGKTTLLRSINLLELPDSGIIRVGDIEIDGSIPISKQQRQVRALRQQVGFVFQSFNLFPHRSVLENIIEGPVIVKGEKRASAEKRARELLAKVGLSGKEDAYPRRLSGGQQQRVAIARALAMQPQVILFDEPTSALDPELVGEVLNTIRALAEEKRTMVIVTHEMSFARDVADRAIFMDHGRIVEQGPAKELFAHPQHERTRLFLDKFLNNH; encoded by the coding sequence ATGAGTGCCATAGACATTAAACAACTGACCAAACAGTTTAAAGGTCAGCAGGTGCTGCACGGTATCTCACTTGAAGTAAATAGCGGTGAAGTGGTGGCGATCATCGGGCCGAGTGGCTCAGGTAAAACGACTTTATTGCGCAGTATTAATCTACTGGAGCTCCCTGATTCAGGGATTATTCGTGTCGGTGATATTGAGATTGATGGCAGCATACCTATCAGCAAGCAGCAACGTCAGGTGCGTGCACTGCGCCAACAGGTCGGGTTTGTGTTTCAGAGCTTCAATTTGTTTCCACACCGTTCGGTGCTGGAGAATATTATTGAAGGGCCGGTTATTGTTAAAGGCGAAAAGCGAGCCTCTGCGGAGAAACGTGCTCGTGAACTGCTGGCAAAAGTAGGGCTAAGTGGGAAAGAAGATGCTTACCCACGCCGTTTATCCGGTGGTCAGCAGCAGCGGGTTGCCATAGCACGAGCATTAGCGATGCAACCACAGGTTATTCTGTTTGATGAACCGACGTCAGCGTTAGATCCTGAACTGGTGGGGGAGGTTCTCAACACTATCCGCGCACTGGCTGAGGAAAAACGCACCATGGTGATTGTGACGCATGAAATGAGCTTTGCCCGCGATGTGGCTGACAGGGCTATTTTTATGGATCACGGACGGATTGTTGAGCAAGGTCCAGCAAAAGAGTTATTTGCTCATCCGCAGCATGAGCGTACTCGGTTATTCCTTGATAAGTTCCTGAACAATCACTGA
- a CDS encoding amino acid ABC transporter permease yields MQESIQLVLDSAPFLLKGAWFTLQLSLGGMFFGLALGFMLAMMRLSRFLPLSLLSRFYVSIFRGTPLIAQLFMIYYGLPQFGIELDPMPAALIGLSLNTAAYTSETLRAAISSIEKGQWEAAASIGMTRWQTLYRVILPQAGRTALPPLGNSFIGLVKDTSLAATIQVPELFRQAQLVTSRTLEVFTMYLAASLIYWVMATLLSALQNRLEAHVNRQDQE; encoded by the coding sequence ATGCAAGAAAGTATTCAATTGGTGCTGGATTCAGCACCATTTTTATTGAAAGGTGCCTGGTTTACCCTCCAGCTCAGTCTGGGGGGGATGTTTTTTGGTCTGGCATTAGGTTTTATGTTGGCCATGATGCGGTTATCTCGTTTCTTGCCGTTATCACTCCTTTCTCGTTTCTATGTCTCCATTTTCCGTGGTACTCCATTAATAGCTCAGCTATTTATGATCTATTATGGTCTGCCACAGTTCGGCATTGAACTGGATCCGATGCCTGCTGCATTGATCGGTCTATCACTTAATACCGCCGCTTATACATCTGAGACATTGCGTGCTGCTATTTCGTCAATTGAGAAAGGGCAGTGGGAAGCTGCGGCCAGTATCGGTATGACACGTTGGCAGACACTTTATCGGGTGATATTGCCGCAAGCCGGGCGCACCGCATTACCTCCGCTAGGGAACAGTTTTATCGGTCTGGTAAAAGATACCTCTTTGGCGGCGACTATCCAGGTTCCTGAACTTTTCCGTCAGGCGCAATTGGTCACTTCCCGTACATTGGAAGTTTTCACTATGTATCTGGCGGCCTCGTTGATTTATTGGGTCATGGCGACATTGTTGTCAGCATTACAAAATCGGCTGGAAGCCCATGTTAATCGTCAGGATCAGGAGTAG
- a CDS encoding cystine ABC transporter substrate-binding protein yields the protein MGFSIVRRRLVLGMVAVALATGLNVKSYAAGDLLSQVKDRGTLIVGLEGTYPPFSFQGEDGKLTGFEVDFANALAEHMGVKAKITPTKWDGMLASLESKRIDVAINQVTISEERKKKYDFSTPYTISGIQVLTKKGNEGNFTKPEDLQGKKVGVGLGSNYEQWLRDNLKGVDIRTYDDDPTKYQDLRVGRTDAILVDRLAALDLVKKTNGTLAVAGPAFARQESGVALRKNNPELLAAINQAITEMQKDGTLAKISEKYFGADVTK from the coding sequence ATGGGTTTTTCAATTGTTCGTCGCCGGTTAGTTCTGGGCATGGTGGCAGTCGCACTGGCAACAGGCTTGAATGTGAAGTCTTATGCTGCAGGTGATTTGCTGAGTCAGGTCAAAGATCGAGGAACTCTGATTGTTGGGCTAGAGGGCACTTATCCGCCGTTCAGTTTCCAAGGTGAAGATGGGAAACTCACTGGGTTTGAAGTGGATTTTGCTAATGCATTAGCAGAACACATGGGCGTTAAGGCCAAAATCACCCCGACTAAATGGGATGGCATGTTGGCTTCATTGGAGTCCAAGCGTATTGATGTGGCGATTAACCAAGTCACCATTTCTGAAGAGCGTAAGAAAAAATATGATTTCTCAACGCCTTATACCATTTCTGGTATTCAGGTGCTGACTAAGAAAGGTAACGAAGGTAACTTCACTAAACCTGAAGATTTGCAAGGCAAGAAAGTCGGTGTTGGCTTGGGTAGTAACTACGAACAATGGTTACGTGACAACCTGAAAGGTGTTGATATTCGTACCTATGATGATGACCCAACTAAATATCAGGATCTGCGTGTAGGCCGTACGGACGCCATTTTGGTTGACCGTTTAGCTGCATTGGATCTGGTAAAGAAAACCAATGGTACTCTTGCTGTTGCAGGCCCGGCGTTTGCTCGTCAGGAGTCTGGCGTAGCATTGCGTAAGAACAACCCAGAGTTGTTAGCGGCAATCAATCAGGCGATCACTGAGATGCAAAAAGATGGCACGTTGGCCAAAATCTCTGAGAAATATTTTGGTGCGGACGTAACTAAATAA
- a CDS encoding D-cysteine desulfhydrase, translating into MTFQHKLAQFPRLDLVGNPTPLEKLSRLSDYLGREIYIKRDDVTPLALGGNKLRKLEFLAADALSQGADTLVTAGAIQSNHVRQTAAVAAKLGLRCVALLENPIGTAQENYLTNGNRLLLDLFNVEVVMCDGLHDPNQQLAELATRLEAQGFRPYVVPVGGSNALGALGYVQCALEIAAQSAGNVTFSSVVVASGSAGTHAGLAVGLQQLLPNAELIGVTVSRKADEQRPKVAHIQQELAASLGITGEQAEIILWDDYFAPQYGMPNDEGLAAIGLLARLEGVLLDPVYTGKAMAGLLDGLAQKKFRDEGPILFIHTGGAPALFAYHPRV; encoded by the coding sequence GTGACGTTTCAACACAAACTGGCGCAATTTCCGCGTCTAGATCTGGTCGGCAATCCGACGCCATTGGAAAAACTATCTCGACTCTCCGATTATCTGGGGCGTGAAATTTATATCAAACGTGATGATGTAACACCTCTGGCATTAGGGGGGAACAAATTGCGTAAGTTAGAGTTTTTGGCAGCAGATGCGTTAAGTCAGGGCGCGGATACGCTGGTTACCGCGGGCGCTATTCAGTCTAATCATGTCCGCCAAACAGCAGCAGTTGCGGCGAAATTGGGGCTGCGTTGTGTCGCATTGCTTGAAAACCCGATTGGCACGGCACAGGAAAATTATCTGACTAACGGCAATCGGTTGCTATTGGATCTATTTAACGTAGAAGTAGTGATGTGCGACGGGTTACATGACCCGAACCAACAATTGGCTGAGCTGGCAACCCGTCTGGAGGCTCAGGGCTTTCGGCCGTATGTGGTGCCGGTTGGTGGTTCTAATGCCTTAGGCGCTTTAGGTTATGTGCAATGTGCATTAGAGATTGCGGCTCAGTCGGCTGGGAATGTCACTTTTAGCTCGGTGGTGGTGGCATCGGGTAGTGCGGGCACCCACGCAGGTCTGGCAGTAGGGTTGCAACAATTATTGCCTAATGCCGAGTTGATTGGGGTGACCGTATCGCGTAAAGCCGATGAGCAACGCCCTAAAGTGGCGCATATTCAGCAAGAGTTAGCTGCGTCCCTGGGGATTACTGGGGAGCAGGCAGAAATTATCTTGTGGGATGATTATTTCGCCCCGCAATATGGCATGCCGAACGATGAAGGGTTGGCAGCTATTGGGCTGTTGGCAAGGCTTGAAGGTGTACTGCTCGATCCGGTGTATACCGGCAAGGCGATGGCGGGTTTACTGGATGGTCTTGCGCAGAAAAAGTTTCGCGATGAGGGTCCAATTCTGTTTATCCACACCGGTGGTGCACCCGCATTGTTTGCTTATCATCCACGGGTGTAA
- a CDS encoding flagellar regulatory protein FliZ — protein sequence MPGLQLKKRPLSRYLKDYKHGQTHCSHCHKELDRMALVFRGQIINKEAISGMDQPIDDQVWSKLQHELTALCRFCSEIYCNSTPGYFDIMAFKQYLFEQTEMSHSTVREYVVRLRRLDEMLVATNYPAEKFASETMHQRIIDELPNAAHNNYRIALRKYDQYLEWQKNY from the coding sequence ATGCCAGGACTTCAGTTAAAAAAACGGCCACTGAGCCGTTATTTAAAAGATTATAAACACGGCCAAACCCATTGTTCACATTGTCATAAAGAACTTGATCGTATGGCGTTGGTTTTCCGTGGACAAATCATTAATAAAGAAGCTATCTCCGGTATGGATCAGCCCATTGACGATCAAGTATGGTCAAAGCTTCAGCATGAGTTGACTGCATTATGTCGTTTTTGCAGCGAAATATATTGTAATAGCACGCCCGGTTATTTCGATATTATGGCGTTCAAGCAATATTTATTTGAACAAACTGAGATGAGCCATAGTACTGTTCGCGAATATGTTGTGCGCCTACGTCGTCTGGATGAAATGTTGGTTGCCACTAATTATCCGGCCGAAAAGTTTGCCAGTGAGACCATGCATCAGCGCATTATTGATGAGTTGCCTAATGCGGCGCATAACAATTATCGTATTGCCTTGCGTAAATATGATCAGTATCTGGAATGGCAAAAAAATTACTGA